DNA sequence from the Bacillus mesophilus genome:
AGTCTCTATTGCCAAGATTCATGTTGATAGCTGGAGAAGTACTTATAAAAATATTGTAAGCGAAGAAGTATTGAATAGTTTATCTTATGAAGAACGTGAAGAATTATGGAAGAAAGTAATCCCAAATGGCGGGGTATTTGTTGCCTTAGATGATACTGGTAATATTGTTGGGTTTGCTTCAGGCGGTAAAGAGAGAACTAAACAATATCAAGGTTATGAAGGAGAAGTATATGCTATCTATTTACTAGAGGATGCTCAGAGAAAAGGATTCGGCAGAAAGTTAGTTCAATCTGTGGTCAACGATCTGAAGATAAACAACATTCACTCTTTATTGATTTGGGTTCTTGAGGATAATCCATCTTGTTTATTTTATGAAGCCCTAGGTGGACAAAAAATCGATTCCGCAAATATAACAATCGGCGGAGTCGATTATACAGAAGTGGCGTATGGATGGAAAAATCTTTAATAAGTACTTAAATAACATAAAGAAGTGGCTTATGCCACTTTTTTCATCTAGTTCGAGGAATCAAGTAGCCATTTTCTACTTTTGTAAATCCGATATGTGGGTAATAGTCCATTGCGATTGGAGATGCCAGCAACAATAAGGTTACTTCTTCACCAATTTCCTTCTGTGTGAGTTCAATTAGTCTCCTTCCAATTCCTTGTTTTTGGTAGTCCTTATGCACAGCTAAATCTGATAAATAGCAGCAATAGCTAAAATCAGTTATTGCTCTAGCGACACCAACTAATTTCTCTTGATCCCAAGCTGTTATTAGAATGTCTGCTTCGTGTATCATCTTGTTTAATCGGTTTAAATCCTCGTACGGTCTTCTAATCTCTGACATTTTAAACAGATCAGCTAATTCTTCTGGTTTTATCAATTGATTACTAAACTTAATTTGATGACTACACATTATTTATACCCCCTACTATTGAAACATCTTGACGAATACCAAGACTTTCTAATGAACTGATTATAGAAAGAATCTGGTATAATCAAAAGTGCCAGTTAATAATTATTTAACCATGCCAGTTTTAAGTGTAAGGGGAAGACAAAATGATTGAGATTACTCCTAATTTAAATATAAGTAAGTCTGAGCCGCTCTATATTCAGCTATATACATATATAAAAGAAGAAATTCAACAAGGTCGGATCAATGCGGGTGTAAAGCTTCCTTCTAAACGCAAGCTCTCAGTTCACCTAGAGATTAGTCAACAGACTGTTGAAACGGCGTATTTGCAACTACTTTCAGAAGGGTATATTGAGAGCAAGCCCAGGAAAGGGAGGTATGTGGCAAAATTGGAGGAATACCCACTTTCAAGTGCTGATAAATTTGTAACTGGTCCTTCTATTACTGAAAATAGAGGAGAGGAGTACGAAGTAGATTTTAGTCATGGGAAGATAGCTTTAGATCAATTTCCATATTTTACATGGAGAAAACTGTCTGCTCAAAGTCTGTTTGAAGATGAGGGTTCTCTATTTAATAATGGAGATGTGCAAGGTGAATTAAACCTACGAATCGAGATTGTGAATTATCTATATCAATCTAGAGGAGTCAGGTGCACACCTCAACAAGTTGTGTTGGGAGCAGGTACTCAATATTTAATAAGTTTTATAACAATGCTAATAGGAAGGCACTGTATCTACTCAATAGAAGACCCCGGGTTTCACAGAACAAGAGAGGCGTTTATTCATCAAGGAGTAACTCTTAAATATATACCACTTGATCAAGATGGTCTTATTGTAAAAAAATTAATAGAGAGTAGAGCCTCAGTTACCTATGTTACACCGTCACATCAATTTCCAACAGGGATGGTGATGCCTATTGCGAGAAGGTTGGAACTGTTGAAATGGGCTACTGAAACAAATGGTTATATAATTGAAGACGATTATGATGGAGAGTTTAGGTATAAGGGGAAACCGATTCCAGCTTTGCAAGGTTTAGATATTCTCAATCGAGTAATTTACTTAGGAACTTTTTCTAAGTCACTCATTCCTTCAATTCGAGTGAGTTTTGCTGTTTTACCACAGGAATTACTAGAAGAATATAAACGACACTTTAGTACTTACAAACAGACAGTTTCACGACTGCATCAACACACTTTATTTCAATTTATGAAAAATGGACATTGGGAAACTCATCTTAATCGAATGAGAACTTTATACCGTAGAAGACAAAAAGTATTATTAAAATCAATAGAGACAAACTTTAGTGATCAAGTTAAGATAATCGGTGATCATGCTGGTTTACATATTCTCGTTGCAGTTAAAAACGGGATGTCAGAAAGTGAGTTACTTGAAACAGCGAAGACACATAAAGTAAAGGTATATCCAACCTCGATCTATTATAAGAATTCTTCTCCAAATAATTTTCCTCGTATTTTATTAGGTTTTGGGGGGGTAACTGAAGAGGAAATAGAAAAGGGAATCATGCGATTGAAGAAAGCGTGGAGTTAAGAAATCTTCAATGAATAGTAAGTCAGATTTTTTAAAATGGCTATTTTCGTATAGATTGTTGCTTTCGTAAAAATCCTAAAAGCTGGATTTTTACTTGGTAGTACATTGTCCCGTGCTTTAAATAAAGAAAGTTGCTCTTTTCTAACTAGTAAAACTCGATTTTACAGATAAAAAAGGAGAATTTTTGGACACATGTGATTGAAAAGCAACAATGTTTTAGAAAAGAGCCTTTAAAATAGAAGCCTTAAAAATAAAAATTGCAGAAAAAATCCACTACAAACTAAGATGTTTGTAGTGGAGATAAGAACAACATAGGCTAGTAAAAATCCTATATCATAAATCAACTGTGATAGCGCCTTTAATCTTGAGTTTGATCAGTTTCATCAAAAGGATTCGGATCAGGCACTATGTTTGCACGATCAGTTGCTGGGTCATTAGGATCACTCATCAGAAAATTACCATATCCATCGTTCGGGTTGTCCATTTCTCCATTAATTCCTTCATATCTCACAGGGTTGTAGTTAGTTTGATCTTCATCATTTTTTATCGTATTTCCATTAGTAGTTCCACATGCTGTTAAACCTATAAGTATAAATATAGATAGAATTGATGGCTTTCTCATTTTAATAATCCCCCCTTTCCAAATAGTACTTAATTAAAGTATTTGTTAAGTTTTAAAATTTAACCTAAGGAATCCTATGATCCCTCATGTTTAAACATGGCTTATATGGTGAAAAGGACTATTAAGGAGGGATACATAATGATGCAAAAACTAATCATTATTCTCGCAATTGTTTTACTAGGAGGATGTAGTAGTCAAGTAGTAGATTATCAAACAGAAGAATTAGAAACTGAGATGAATCAAGCTAAGGAAATTCTTGAATCTGAAGTGAGGGAAGTAGTTACTACAATGAAACAGGATCTAAGCGAAACTGCTGATGAAGCAGACAAG
Encoded proteins:
- a CDS encoding GNAT family N-acetyltransferase; this encodes MCSHQIKFSNQLIKPEELADLFKMSEIRRPYEDLNRLNKMIHEADILITAWDQEKLVGVARAITDFSYCCYLSDLAVHKDYQKQGIGRRLIELTQKEIGEEVTLLLLASPIAMDYYPHIGFTKVENGYLIPRTR
- a CDS encoding GNAT family N-acetyltransferase, which codes for MMIRHAQVEDIVSIAKIHVDSWRSTYKNIVSEEVLNSLSYEEREELWKKVIPNGGVFVALDDTGNIVGFASGGKERTKQYQGYEGEVYAIYLLEDAQRKGFGRKLVQSVVNDLKINNIHSLLIWVLEDNPSCLFYEALGGQKIDSANITIGGVDYTEVAYGWKNL
- a CDS encoding PLP-dependent aminotransferase family protein; the encoded protein is MIEITPNLNISKSEPLYIQLYTYIKEEIQQGRINAGVKLPSKRKLSVHLEISQQTVETAYLQLLSEGYIESKPRKGRYVAKLEEYPLSSADKFVTGPSITENRGEEYEVDFSHGKIALDQFPYFTWRKLSAQSLFEDEGSLFNNGDVQGELNLRIEIVNYLYQSRGVRCTPQQVVLGAGTQYLISFITMLIGRHCIYSIEDPGFHRTREAFIHQGVTLKYIPLDQDGLIVKKLIESRASVTYVTPSHQFPTGMVMPIARRLELLKWATETNGYIIEDDYDGEFRYKGKPIPALQGLDILNRVIYLGTFSKSLIPSIRVSFAVLPQELLEEYKRHFSTYKQTVSRLHQHTLFQFMKNGHWETHLNRMRTLYRRRQKVLLKSIETNFSDQVKIIGDHAGLHILVAVKNGMSESELLETAKTHKVKVYPTSIYYKNSSPNNFPRILLGFGGVTEEEIEKGIMRLKKAWS